One genomic window of Luteitalea pratensis includes the following:
- a CDS encoding class I adenylate-forming enzyme family protein — protein sequence MTSLSPLAEAFRAVLRDRRSEVLVMAPSESRTLTAQDIDTQACHFSAALAAQRLSQGQLVVTYIGNASVMPALVLACLRDGLTLMPVDRSTPPAELVALAARWDAAAMVLPDGLDLGAALSLDLTCPPEPWRRRKVDGHTNDSLAARLPGHHVPIGHGVAAWVATPLPPPGRHAPAAVLRLTSGSTGEPRVTCTEERHLVADVVHIVEAMDIRQGTRQIGVIPLSHSYGFGNLLLPLLWQGTPVLLRPQFVPTQVAPDIRSAALETFPGVPFMFEHLARHQDLSHLCSLRLAVSAGARLRYETVTAFHRATGVKVRSFYGSTETGGICFDGTDRLDERVPVGHPIGATRVELVAEADAPEGSGRVRVSGPNVIDRYAGTDAPHFDGVFLTSDYARVDANGTHVLTGRVPSFVNVAGRKVVPQEVEAALRALPGVSDAVAMGVDDAVRGEALGACLVSDAAWDARTVREALSSQLAAYKLPRVVVVTRMLPLTDRGKVDRAAIARLLGQA from the coding sequence ATGACTTCCCTCTCGCCACTTGCCGAGGCCTTCCGGGCCGTGCTGCGCGATCGCCGCAGCGAGGTGCTCGTGATGGCGCCGAGCGAATCGCGTACGCTCACGGCCCAGGACATCGACACCCAGGCCTGCCACTTCTCGGCTGCGCTGGCGGCCCAGCGGCTGTCGCAAGGCCAACTGGTCGTCACCTACATCGGCAACGCGTCGGTGATGCCGGCGCTGGTCCTCGCCTGCCTTCGAGACGGGCTGACGCTGATGCCGGTGGACCGCAGCACGCCGCCGGCCGAACTCGTGGCGCTCGCCGCGCGCTGGGATGCTGCGGCCATGGTCCTGCCCGACGGCCTCGATCTTGGCGCCGCGCTGTCGCTCGACCTGACTTGTCCGCCGGAGCCTTGGCGAAGGCGGAAGGTCGACGGCCACACGAACGATAGCCTTGCTGCGCGCCTACCAGGCCACCACGTGCCGATCGGGCATGGCGTTGCCGCATGGGTGGCGACGCCGCTGCCTCCACCGGGACGGCACGCGCCCGCGGCCGTGCTCAGGCTCACGTCAGGCAGCACCGGCGAACCTCGTGTGACCTGCACCGAGGAACGGCATCTGGTCGCCGATGTGGTCCACATCGTCGAGGCGATGGACATCCGGCAAGGCACGAGGCAAATCGGAGTGATTCCCCTCTCGCACTCCTACGGCTTCGGCAACCTGCTGCTGCCACTGCTCTGGCAGGGCACGCCGGTCCTCCTGCGCCCGCAATTCGTGCCGACGCAGGTCGCGCCCGACATCCGGTCCGCCGCGCTCGAGACCTTTCCCGGTGTGCCGTTCATGTTCGAGCACCTCGCGCGGCACCAGGACCTGTCGCACCTCTGCTCGCTGCGCCTCGCGGTATCGGCTGGCGCGCGCCTGAGGTACGAGACGGTGACCGCCTTTCATCGGGCCACGGGCGTAAAGGTGCGATCGTTCTACGGCTCGACCGAGACCGGGGGCATCTGCTTCGACGGTACGGACCGCCTCGATGAGCGTGTGCCGGTCGGCCATCCCATCGGGGCGACGCGCGTGGAACTCGTGGCTGAGGCAGACGCGCCCGAGGGTTCCGGTCGCGTGCGCGTGTCCGGACCGAATGTGATCGATCGCTACGCAGGCACTGACGCACCGCACTTCGATGGCGTGTTCCTCACGAGCGACTACGCACGGGTCGACGCCAATGGCACGCACGTCCTCACCGGGCGCGTGCCCTCCTTCGTCAACGTTGCTGGACGCAAGGTAGTGCCCCAGGAAGTCGAGGCCGCGCTGCGCGCGCTGCCGGGCGTATCCGATGCGGTGGCCATGGGCGTGGACGATGCGGTGCGTGGCGAGGCGCTCGGGGCGTGCCTCGTGAGCGACGCGGCGTGGGACGCGCGCACCGTCCGCGAGGCGCTCTCCAGCCAGTTGGCGGCCTACAAGCTGCCGCGCGTGGTCGTGGTCACCCGTATGCTGCCGCTGACCGATCGGGGCAAGGTCGATCGTGCCGCCATTGCGCGACTACTCGGGCAGGCGTGA
- a CDS encoding OsmC family protein, whose translation MSLRILEATLGTRYDTSMTARTHTFAADEPAEVGGTDTAPTPLELLMGSLASCTAITLRMYAERKAWPLEGVDVQVHYTSTPIPSFVKHITMRGSLDDGQKARLLEIAERCPVAKLLRSGVAMESRLPE comes from the coding sequence ATGAGTCTCAGAATCCTCGAGGCCACGCTCGGCACGCGTTACGACACGTCGATGACGGCGAGGACTCACACGTTTGCCGCCGACGAACCCGCGGAGGTCGGCGGCACCGACACGGCGCCGACGCCGCTCGAGCTGCTCATGGGCAGTCTCGCCTCATGCACGGCGATCACGCTGCGCATGTACGCGGAGCGCAAGGCATGGCCGCTCGAGGGCGTGGACGTGCAGGTGCACTACACCTCGACGCCGATCCCCTCGTTCGTGAAACACATCACGATGCGCGGCTCCCTCGACGATGGACAGAAGGCACGCCTGCTGGAGATCGCCGAGCGCTGCCCGGTCGCGAAGCTGCTGCGGTCCGGCGTGGCGATGGAGTCACGCCTGCCCGAGTAG
- a CDS encoding DinB family protein, whose protein sequence is MPTSRTSLLIDQLHRAFDGDPWHGPSLVRLIGDVTFAQAMATPPAGVHSIGAIVAHMTSWVAEVTRRVSGHPPADPIEGDWPIPRATDQAGWAAMHLELAEAMARLTEAVAGFPEARWDDLVGESRDAALGTGVTYEQTVLGLVQHLAYHGGQVAILRKLAA, encoded by the coding sequence ATGCCGACCAGTCGCACGTCGCTCCTCATCGACCAGCTGCACCGCGCCTTCGATGGCGACCCGTGGCACGGGCCGTCCCTCGTGCGCCTGATCGGAGACGTCACGTTCGCCCAGGCCATGGCCACGCCACCTGCCGGCGTACATTCGATCGGCGCGATCGTGGCGCACATGACGTCGTGGGTCGCGGAGGTGACCCGTCGAGTCTCCGGCCATCCGCCAGCCGATCCGATCGAGGGCGACTGGCCGATCCCGCGCGCGACGGACCAGGCCGGATGGGCCGCCATGCACCTGGAACTGGCCGAGGCGATGGCGCGGCTCACCGAGGCGGTCGCGGGATTTCCCGAGGCCCGCTGGGACGATCTGGTCGGTGAGTCGCGCGACGCCGCGCTTGGTACGGGTGTCACGTACGAGCAGACGGTTCTCGGCCTGGTGCAGCACCTTGCCTACCACGGTGGACAGGTGGCGATCCTGCGCAAGCTGGCCGCCTGA
- a CDS encoding gamma-glutamyltransferase, whose translation MLAATRLGRFFALTALGAAGLHVVVGAQDARPLSAVRDAAWQPDGARIAISLLDQIWTLGPDGSDPRAFAAWPAGTPAPVERDPAWAPDGRRLAFAADLGSGFDLYVAEEGGAPRRLTIAAGDDRHPSWTPDGRLVFAHRVREQWGLMTINVDGSALGVLPPVDVVIDTSADEQYPAVSPDGTRVAYVSSLQDERGGDDVWVRTLEGPTALPEGRDYPAAASQVEDRPWRVTATRGRESHPAWDPAATRLAFAASTDGEGAVWVAAVPSAAALAERRAPRPSADGAPILVSRLRSQPAWSPDGRVLLLADLPAEWPSYNGNPARQPGEPPPLFERGSGFTLRTIPAPLPPDAGAVGVTSAITPDAARWTLAFDRTWQLLRDLYYQAGPSATAWEALRDRLRPKAAAARSGAELERIVDDLVARQPLVRTPISSQDGMVVSGHRLASEAGARVLAQGGNIVDAAIAVSFALGVVEPDASGIGGDGMALLFLNGMREPVVIDYKDQSPIHATLTNAAIFREGRLVNDGPAAANIPGVVAGMDHLHRRYGSGRFSWTQLMAPAIALASDGYELDETLPSTLREGRALLERYPEAARVYLPNGRVPRAGEQFANPDYAATLRAIAAEGADAFYRGSIAKRIAADMEANGGIIGLEDLAQYQVIERSPVSGRYRGLPIFAAPPPVSTGTSLIETLQILDRYGAARGVLLRDAPDYLHHVIEAWKVRDPLRRIADPALWPVEVAPHLDPAHAATLFGRIDPAHAMPFSEDADTAGQGQGERIGRGTTAFAVGDSAGNVIVVTQTLSTWGGNFYVSKGLGFLYNNHLRGYRTVRGAYGQLLPLMRSSSTSAPTLVCEDVNGTLKPRLAVGAAGNAWIGASVYSIILGHVDGGLNAQAAIEAPRLLVARDPADPAGLTPRVQIEDRFPAAVLDDLAGRGHHFQKVGRKGEYRYGYAAVLQFDQATGRIEAGAEPRRSHAAVAVQR comes from the coding sequence ATGCTCGCGGCGACTCGCCTCGGCCGCTTCTTCGCGCTGACCGCCCTCGGGGCGGCGGGCCTGCACGTCGTCGTCGGCGCGCAGGACGCCCGGCCCCTGTCGGCAGTGCGCGACGCCGCGTGGCAGCCCGATGGCGCGCGGATCGCGATTTCTCTTCTCGACCAGATCTGGACCCTGGGGCCGGACGGCAGCGATCCGCGTGCCTTCGCGGCATGGCCTGCAGGCACGCCGGCACCGGTCGAGCGCGATCCCGCGTGGGCTCCCGACGGCCGTCGGCTCGCCTTTGCCGCCGACCTCGGTTCAGGATTCGACCTCTACGTCGCCGAGGAAGGTGGTGCGCCGCGCCGCCTGACGATCGCGGCGGGCGACGATCGGCATCCGTCATGGACCCCTGATGGGCGGCTCGTGTTCGCCCACCGCGTCCGCGAGCAGTGGGGGCTGATGACGATCAACGTCGACGGCAGCGCTCTGGGCGTGCTGCCGCCGGTCGATGTCGTGATCGACACCTCCGCCGACGAGCAGTACCCCGCGGTGTCTCCCGACGGCACACGCGTCGCTTACGTATCGAGCCTGCAGGACGAGCGCGGCGGCGACGACGTGTGGGTTCGCACGCTTGAGGGCCCGACGGCGTTGCCGGAAGGCCGCGACTATCCGGCCGCCGCAAGCCAGGTCGAGGACCGGCCCTGGCGTGTGACCGCGACGCGCGGGCGCGAGTCGCACCCGGCATGGGACCCGGCCGCGACGCGGCTCGCGTTTGCCGCCAGCACCGACGGGGAGGGCGCCGTGTGGGTGGCAGCCGTGCCGTCGGCCGCGGCCCTGGCGGAACGTCGTGCACCGCGTCCGTCGGCCGATGGCGCGCCCATCCTCGTGTCGCGGCTGCGCTCGCAGCCAGCGTGGTCACCGGATGGTCGCGTGCTGCTCCTCGCGGACCTCCCTGCCGAGTGGCCGTCCTACAACGGCAACCCTGCGCGCCAGCCCGGGGAGCCGCCGCCCCTATTCGAGCGTGGATCCGGCTTCACCCTCCGGACGATTCCGGCGCCGCTGCCTCCCGACGCGGGCGCCGTCGGCGTGACCAGCGCCATCACGCCAGACGCGGCGCGGTGGACGCTGGCGTTCGATCGCACCTGGCAGCTGTTGCGTGACCTCTATTACCAGGCAGGGCCGTCGGCCACGGCATGGGAGGCGCTGCGCGATCGGCTGCGTCCCAAGGCGGCTGCGGCTCGTTCCGGTGCGGAACTGGAGCGCATCGTCGACGACCTGGTGGCGCGGCAACCGCTGGTACGGACGCCGATCAGCTCGCAGGACGGGATGGTCGTGTCCGGCCATCGCCTGGCGAGCGAAGCCGGCGCCCGCGTTTTGGCGCAGGGCGGCAACATCGTCGACGCCGCGATCGCCGTCTCGTTCGCACTCGGTGTCGTCGAGCCGGACGCGTCAGGCATCGGCGGCGATGGCATGGCGCTGCTGTTCCTGAACGGCATGCGCGAGCCGGTGGTGATCGACTACAAGGACCAGTCGCCGATCCACGCGACGCTGACCAATGCGGCGATTTTCCGTGAGGGCCGTCTCGTGAACGACGGACCGGCGGCGGCCAACATCCCCGGCGTGGTCGCCGGGATGGACCATCTGCACCGTCGCTACGGATCCGGTCGATTCAGCTGGACACAGTTGATGGCGCCGGCAATAGCGCTCGCCTCGGACGGTTACGAACTCGACGAGACGTTGCCCTCGACGTTGCGTGAAGGCCGGGCACTGCTCGAGCGTTACCCCGAAGCGGCGCGCGTGTACCTGCCCAACGGCCGCGTCCCGCGTGCCGGCGAGCAGTTCGCGAACCCGGACTACGCTGCGACGCTACGGGCGATCGCGGCCGAAGGTGCCGATGCGTTCTACCGCGGCAGTATCGCCAAACGGATTGCAGCCGACATGGAGGCCAATGGCGGCATCATCGGCCTCGAGGATCTCGCGCAATACCAGGTGATCGAGCGCTCACCCGTCTCCGGGCGTTACAGGGGATTGCCCATCTTCGCTGCGCCGCCGCCTGTCTCGACCGGAACGTCGCTGATCGAGACGCTGCAGATCCTGGACCGCTACGGCGCGGCGCGGGGTGTGCTGCTGCGGGACGCTCCCGACTACCTGCATCACGTAATCGAGGCATGGAAGGTGCGCGACCCGTTGCGGCGCATCGCCGACCCGGCGCTCTGGCCGGTCGAGGTCGCGCCGCACCTCGACCCGGCGCACGCGGCCACCCTCTTCGGGCGCATCGATCCGGCGCACGCGATGCCGTTTTCAGAAGATGCCGACACCGCCGGCCAGGGGCAGGGCGAGCGCATCGGCCGCGGCACCACCGCCTTTGCCGTCGGCGATTCGGCCGGCAACGTGATCGTGGTCACCCAGACGCTGTCGACGTGGGGCGGCAACTTCTACGTCTCGAAGGGCCTCGGTTTCCTCTACAACAACCACCTGCGTGGCTACCGCACCGTGCGCGGTGCGTACGGGCAACTGCTGCCGCTGATGCGGTCCTCGTCGACCAGTGCACCGACGCTGGTGTGCGAGGACGTCAACGGCACGCTGAAGCCGCGACTGGCCGTCGGGGCCGCTGGCAACGCGTGGATCGGTGCCTCGGTGTACTCCATCATCCTCGGTCACGTCGACGGCGGACTGAACGCGCAGGCGGCGATCGAGGCACCGCGTCTCCTCGTCGCACGTGATCCTGCCGATCCGGCCGGGCTCACGCCACGCGTGCAGATCGAGGATCGCTTCCCGGCGGCCGTGCTCGACGATCTCGCTGGCCGCGGGCATCATTTCCAGAAGGTCGGGCGCAAGGGCGAGTACCGGTACGGGTACGCGGCTGTCCTGCAGTTCGACCAGGCGACCGGCCGCATCGAGGCCGGCGCCGAACCGAGGCGCTCGCACGCCGCGGTCGCGGTACAAAGATAG
- a CDS encoding transketolase has translation MSPSVAPATAALRNVATRLRINSVRSTTRAGSGHPSTCASAADIVAVLFLGEMRYDPQDPRRVDNDRFILSKGHAAPLLYAAWAEVGIVSREATLTLRELTSDLEGHPTPRLPWVDLATGSLGQGLAAGVGCALNARRIGSDYRTYVLMGDGEMAEGSVWEAAQSGQFHKLDSLCAIIDLNGLGQSRETQFGHDTETVAARWRAFGWHAIVVDGHDVDAVQAAFAEGRATKGQPTVLVARTEKGKGISVMEGKPGWHGKPLSAEQADGAVAELEAQLVPEDGGGCPAIPAPSGVVARPDPAAPGAIEPPSYKKGELVATREAYGTGLAKLGVADARVVALDADVKNSTFTDRFEKVAPERFYQAFIAEQVMVGMSMGLAARGAIPFSTTFAAFLTRAADFVRMAGISGVNAKFAGSHCGVSIGEDGGSQMALEDLAMFRAVPDCAVLYPCDAVSAEKLVVEAAAHKGMAYIRTSRPKTPVTYDASEAFPVGGSKVLRSSASDVLTIATAGVTVFEALKAAETVAGEGIHVRVIDLYSVKPVDAATLTTAGRETTLVLTVEDHYSAGGIGDAVCEVLAPLGMRVERVAVPAVPRSGTPEELMDINGLSARALAETIRRLVSSR, from the coding sequence GTGTCACCGTCAGTTGCACCCGCCACAGCCGCCCTGCGCAACGTCGCCACCCGCCTGCGGATCAACTCCGTACGCAGCACCACCAGAGCCGGCAGCGGCCACCCGAGCACCTGCGCCTCGGCCGCCGACATCGTCGCCGTGCTGTTCCTCGGCGAGATGCGGTACGACCCTCAGGATCCGCGCCGCGTCGACAACGATCGCTTCATCCTCTCGAAGGGGCATGCCGCGCCGTTGCTCTATGCGGCGTGGGCCGAGGTCGGCATCGTGTCGCGTGAGGCTACGCTGACGCTTCGCGAGCTCACGAGTGACCTCGAAGGCCATCCGACGCCGCGGCTGCCGTGGGTCGACCTGGCCACGGGCTCGCTCGGGCAGGGGCTGGCGGCAGGTGTCGGCTGCGCGCTCAACGCGCGACGCATCGGCAGCGACTACCGTACCTACGTGCTGATGGGCGACGGAGAGATGGCGGAAGGCTCAGTGTGGGAGGCCGCGCAGAGCGGACAGTTCCACAAGCTCGACAGCCTCTGCGCCATCATCGATCTCAACGGCCTCGGGCAGAGCCGCGAGACGCAGTTCGGGCACGACACGGAAACGGTCGCGGCACGCTGGCGCGCCTTCGGGTGGCATGCGATCGTCGTCGACGGGCATGACGTCGATGCCGTGCAGGCGGCGTTTGCCGAGGGCCGTGCGACCAAGGGGCAGCCCACCGTGCTTGTCGCGCGCACCGAGAAGGGCAAGGGCATCTCGGTGATGGAAGGCAAGCCCGGCTGGCACGGCAAGCCGCTGTCGGCGGAGCAGGCCGACGGCGCGGTCGCCGAGCTGGAAGCGCAGCTGGTGCCGGAGGACGGCGGCGGATGCCCCGCGATTCCGGCGCCCTCTGGCGTGGTGGCGCGGCCGGATCCGGCGGCGCCCGGTGCCATCGAGCCGCCCTCGTACAAGAAGGGTGAGCTGGTCGCGACACGTGAGGCGTACGGCACGGGTCTCGCCAAGCTTGGCGTGGCAGACGCGCGCGTGGTGGCGCTCGACGCGGACGTGAAGAACTCCACCTTCACCGATCGCTTCGAGAAGGTCGCACCGGAGCGCTTCTACCAGGCCTTCATCGCCGAGCAGGTGATGGTGGGCATGTCGATGGGCCTCGCGGCGCGCGGGGCGATCCCCTTCTCGACCACGTTTGCGGCGTTCCTGACGCGCGCGGCCGACTTCGTGCGCATGGCTGGTATCAGCGGCGTGAACGCCAAGTTCGCGGGCAGCCACTGCGGGGTCTCCATCGGCGAGGATGGCGGCTCACAGATGGCGCTCGAGGACCTGGCGATGTTCCGCGCCGTGCCCGATTGCGCCGTGCTCTATCCGTGCGACGCGGTGAGCGCCGAGAAACTGGTGGTCGAGGCCGCGGCCCACAAGGGCATGGCCTACATCCGCACGAGCCGTCCCAAGACGCCGGTCACCTACGATGCCAGCGAGGCCTTCCCGGTGGGAGGCTCGAAGGTACTACGCTCGTCGGCCAGCGATGTCCTCACGATCGCGACCGCGGGCGTGACGGTGTTCGAGGCTCTGAAAGCTGCCGAGACGGTCGCCGGCGAGGGCATTCACGTCCGCGTCATCGACCTGTATTCGGTCAAGCCGGTCGATGCAGCCACGTTGACCACCGCCGGCCGCGAGACGACGCTGGTCCTCACGGTCGAGGATCACTACTCGGCGGGCGGCATCGGCGACGCGGTGTGCGAAGTGCTAGCGCCGCTTGGCATGCGCGTCGAGCGCGTGGCGGTACCTGCCGTGCCGCGCAGCGGCACGCCGGAGGAGTTGATGGACATCAACGGCCTCTCGGCGCGGGCGCTCGCGGAGACCATCCGCCGACTCGTCAGCAGTCGCTGA
- a CDS encoding DUF255 domain-containing protein → MPSIDWLPWHTAAFLEAQRRRRPVLLLLETAWSPACGRVRDEVFARPDVVAAVADTSVPVRVDADLRPDIGDRYGLGHWPSLLVLTPEGHVLTGGTHLHDDALAARIRDAARAFASHDGAWPSAPRVGPPDSTRLDDNAAVLDAFAMAIHATRDPRTGACMHDGTPSAGAALFALAQATARGDADWASTAADTIDALHDAAPCLDDTGVVAFATDADGLAPVARLEDQAEWVRVMARAVGLEPLPAWSTQLDRLVHGLRSAFRRDDGQWRPWTGGPRLVLVDASARACRALLAAADALDRPDLAREAIEALEVLAPVAYSRGSGVSHTIADGHARGPVLLDDAMLLAHALLDADAWRTDPVYRDLAEELVRTSLARLQEPAGAIRDRVAALAGAGQVGRLADAHHPITGNAAAARLLRRLFPDDAGHAAEARRILAAVTPEALAAGAFGAPVGLAWHAFGPAGAVTAAW, encoded by the coding sequence GTGCCCTCCATCGACTGGCTGCCGTGGCACACGGCCGCGTTCCTCGAGGCGCAACGCCGCCGCCGGCCCGTCCTGCTCCTGCTCGAGACGGCATGGTCGCCGGCCTGCGGGCGCGTGCGCGACGAGGTATTCGCACGACCCGACGTCGTCGCAGCCGTCGCCGATACGTCCGTGCCGGTGCGTGTCGATGCCGATCTGCGGCCCGACATCGGCGACCGCTACGGACTGGGCCATTGGCCCTCGCTGCTGGTGCTCACGCCCGAAGGGCACGTCCTCACCGGCGGCACGCACCTTCACGACGATGCGCTCGCCGCGCGCATCCGCGATGCCGCTCGCGCCTTCGCCTCGCACGACGGTGCATGGCCTTCGGCGCCCCGTGTCGGGCCGCCCGATTCGACCCGCCTCGACGACAACGCAGCCGTCCTCGATGCCTTCGCGATGGCGATCCACGCGACACGGGACCCGCGAACCGGGGCCTGCATGCATGACGGCACGCCTTCAGCCGGCGCCGCGCTCTTCGCCCTGGCGCAGGCGACCGCCCGCGGCGATGCTGACTGGGCCTCGACCGCGGCCGACACGATCGACGCGCTCCACGATGCCGCGCCCTGCCTCGACGACACCGGCGTTGTGGCGTTCGCGACGGATGCGGACGGCCTCGCCCCAGTGGCCCGGCTCGAGGACCAGGCCGAGTGGGTCCGCGTGATGGCACGTGCCGTTGGGCTCGAGCCGCTGCCCGCGTGGTCGACCCAGCTCGACCGGCTTGTGCACGGCCTTCGGTCCGCCTTCCGTCGCGACGACGGGCAGTGGCGTCCCTGGACCGGGGGCCCGCGCCTGGTCCTCGTGGATGCGAGCGCACGCGCCTGTCGCGCCCTGCTCGCCGCGGCCGACGCGCTCGACCGCCCCGATCTGGCCCGCGAAGCCATCGAAGCCCTCGAGGTCCTGGCGCCGGTGGCTTATTCCCGAGGATCTGGTGTCTCGCACACGATTGCCGACGGGCACGCGCGGGGGCCCGTCCTGCTCGACGATGCCATGCTGCTGGCGCACGCCTTGCTCGATGCCGACGCGTGGCGTACCGATCCGGTCTACCGCGACCTGGCCGAGGAACTCGTGCGCACCAGCCTTGCCCGACTGCAGGAACCCGCTGGCGCCATTCGCGATCGCGTCGCGGCGCTGGCAGGCGCGGGGCAGGTGGGTCGTCTTGCCGACGCTCATCATCCGATCACTGGGAATGCGGCCGCCGCCCGACTCCTGCGACGACTGTTCCCCGACGACGCCGGGCACGCCGCAGAGGCCCGCCGCATCCTTGCCGCGGTGACGCCGGAGGCGCTCGCCGCCGGCGCGTTCGGCGCGCCCGTCGGGCTCGCGTGGCACGCGTTCGGACCAGCCGGCGCCGTCACCGCTGCGTGGTAG
- a CDS encoding isocitrate/isopropylmalate dehydrogenase family protein: MAHRITLIPGDGIGPEVSAAVVRIIEAAGVVVEWEEHHAGVRAVEQSGSTLPQALLDSVTANRVALKGPVTTPVGEGFTSVNVGLRKALDLYANLRPVSNLPGVPSRFQGVDMVIVRENTEDLYAGLENEIVPGVVAGLKIITATASERIARFAFRHAVDNGRRKITAIHKANIMKQADGLFLRSARMVAKEFPDVKYDEKIVDNACMQLVMRPEQFDVLLLPNLYGDIVSDLGAGLVGGLGVVPGANLGERSAVFEAVHGSAPDIAGLDVANPTALLLSALMMLRHIGERTPADVIFGAVSRVLAAGATLTRDLGGTASTTQYTDAVVGEIHAHRS; the protein is encoded by the coding sequence ATGGCTCATCGGATCACGCTCATTCCCGGAGACGGCATCGGGCCAGAGGTCAGCGCCGCCGTCGTGCGCATCATCGAGGCCGCTGGCGTCGTCGTCGAGTGGGAGGAGCATCACGCCGGCGTCAGGGCCGTGGAGCAGTCGGGCAGCACGCTGCCGCAAGCACTGCTCGATTCGGTCACGGCCAACCGCGTCGCCCTGAAGGGGCCGGTGACGACACCCGTCGGCGAAGGGTTCACGAGCGTCAACGTCGGCTTGCGCAAGGCCCTGGACCTCTACGCGAACCTGCGTCCCGTGTCGAACCTGCCCGGTGTCCCCTCGCGCTTCCAGGGCGTGGACATGGTCATCGTCCGCGAAAACACCGAGGACCTGTACGCGGGGCTCGAGAACGAGATCGTGCCGGGCGTGGTGGCCGGGCTGAAGATCATCACGGCAACCGCGAGCGAGCGCATCGCGCGGTTCGCGTTCCGGCACGCCGTCGACAACGGCCGCCGGAAGATCACGGCGATCCACAAGGCCAACATCATGAAGCAGGCCGACGGCCTCTTCCTGCGCAGCGCGCGGATGGTGGCCAAGGAATTTCCCGACGTGAAGTACGACGAGAAGATCGTCGACAACGCGTGCATGCAACTGGTGATGCGACCGGAGCAGTTCGACGTGCTCCTGCTGCCGAACCTGTATGGCGACATTGTCTCGGATCTCGGCGCGGGACTGGTTGGCGGCCTGGGGGTGGTGCCGGGAGCGAACCTGGGCGAACGGTCAGCGGTGTTCGAGGCCGTGCATGGCAGCGCACCAGACATTGCCGGCCTGGACGTCGCCAATCCGACGGCCCTGCTGCTCTCGGCGCTGATGATGCTCCGGCACATCGGCGAGCGCACGCCGGCCGATGTCATCTTCGGCGCGGTGAGTCGCGTGCTGGCTGCGGGCGCGACGCTGACCCGCGATCTGGGCGGTACAGCGAGCACGACGCAGTACACCGACGCCGTCGTCGGCGAGATTCACGCGCATCGGAGTTAG
- a CDS encoding 1-acyl-sn-glycerol-3-phosphate acyltransferase, translated as MIGEDLRQAVLAREDVRRLYEPPDGDPAALPRIEGYLEELRATQRHSIYRALKHPLYPILRKVERVAEGLPHLRKALDTGRVVYVSNHKSHLDYLVELLILEDFDLRPPIIAAGINLFGGALGLLHKHVTGAIPIRRGARDAAYLVTLKAFVAELLQSHDLFFYPEGGRSYSGELKTAKTGLFNAIVLAEVPVLHIVPVAIAYDLVLEDRILAPQVTKGRQRPFSRELAEMVGTAVGYQSRAFVTFGAPVTLTGGESRSRRDVIDLAQTVLAAVGRLHKALPTALVASVMRPSMPRGELVAAVQGLIDRLADSGANLGTTNGAEAVEQALALFEERGVLQPEGDIVRVRDRFVLRYYARQLKHLLVPARPSSEA; from the coding sequence GTGATTGGCGAGGACCTGCGGCAGGCGGTACTGGCGCGTGAAGACGTGCGGCGCCTCTACGAGCCGCCAGACGGCGATCCGGCCGCGCTCCCGCGGATCGAGGGCTACCTCGAGGAACTCCGCGCCACGCAACGCCACTCCATCTACCGCGCGCTGAAGCACCCGCTCTACCCGATTCTCCGCAAGGTGGAACGCGTGGCAGAGGGCCTCCCGCATCTCCGCAAGGCACTCGACACCGGCCGTGTCGTCTACGTCTCGAACCACAAGAGCCACCTCGACTACCTGGTCGAGCTGTTGATACTCGAGGATTTCGACCTGCGGCCGCCGATCATCGCCGCGGGCATCAACCTGTTCGGCGGTGCGCTCGGCCTGCTGCACAAACACGTCACCGGTGCGATTCCGATCCGGAGAGGCGCGCGCGATGCGGCCTACCTGGTCACGCTGAAGGCGTTTGTCGCGGAACTGCTGCAGTCGCACGACCTGTTCTTCTACCCGGAAGGTGGCCGCAGCTACAGCGGCGAACTGAAGACCGCCAAGACGGGCCTGTTCAACGCCATCGTGCTGGCCGAGGTGCCGGTGCTGCACATCGTGCCGGTGGCCATCGCGTACGACCTGGTGCTCGAGGATCGGATCCTTGCGCCGCAGGTGACCAAGGGACGGCAACGGCCGTTCTCGCGCGAACTCGCCGAGATGGTCGGTACCGCCGTCGGTTATCAATCGCGCGCCTTCGTCACGTTCGGCGCACCAGTGACGCTGACCGGCGGTGAGTCCCGATCGCGTCGCGACGTGATCGACCTTGCGCAGACCGTGCTCGCCGCCGTCGGCCGGCTGCACAAGGCGCTGCCGACGGCGCTGGTGGCGTCGGTGATGCGTCCCTCGATGCCCCGTGGCGAGCTCGTGGCGGCCGTGCAGGGATTGATCGATCGGCTCGCGGACAGCGGCGCCAACCTCGGTACCACGAACGGCGCGGAAGCGGTAGAACAGGCGCTTGCCCTTTTCGAGGAGCGGGGTGTGCTGCAGCCCGAAGGGGACATCGTCCGCGTGCGCGACCGTTTCGTGCTGCGCTACTACGCCCGCCAGCTGAAACACCTCCTCGTGCCGGCGCGTCCCTCGTCCGAGGCATGA